A portion of the Hymenobacter gelipurpurascens genome contains these proteins:
- a CDS encoding RNA polymerase sigma factor, whose amino-acid sequence MQSPSDETLMEQVRDNDLDQLSTLFERYQGLLFGFLLRLTNDRDTAQDLVQNVFLRILKYRTSYQSSHPFKAWIYQLARNVYADHWKKHHVPAGDLEVAEHTPTLRRAAMAGVAATYDGQDVQEALGLLPSAQREILVLHRFQGFDYAEIGEMLGCSEGAARVKAHRALEALRKIYFS is encoded by the coding sequence GTGCAAAGCCCCAGCGACGAAACCCTGATGGAGCAAGTCCGTGACAACGACCTCGACCAGCTATCCACGCTGTTTGAGCGCTATCAGGGGTTGCTGTTCGGCTTCCTGTTACGGTTGACCAATGACCGGGATACGGCGCAGGATTTGGTGCAGAACGTGTTCCTGCGCATCCTAAAATACCGCACCAGCTACCAGTCCAGCCATCCGTTCAAGGCGTGGATTTACCAGCTGGCCCGCAACGTGTACGCCGACCATTGGAAGAAACACCACGTACCGGCCGGCGACCTGGAAGTGGCGGAACATACACCTACTCTGCGCCGAGCGGCCATGGCTGGTGTGGCGGCCACCTACGATGGCCAGGACGTGCAGGAGGCTCTAGGCCTGTTACCCTCGGCGCAACGCGAGATTCTGGTGCTGCACCGCTTTCAGGGCTTCGACTACGCCGAGATAGGGGAGATGCTGGGTTGCTCAGAAGGAGCGGCCCGCGTGAAAGCGCACCGGGCCCTGGAGGCCCTGCGCAAAATTTACTTCAGCTGA
- a CDS encoding acyl-CoA carboxylase subunit beta yields MNLEFNKNEDSIKQLSFQLRQRLQRVALGGGEKRIAAHKSKGKLTARERIEYLLDKDSETVEIGAFAGEGMYKEEGGCPSGGVVVVIGWVQGRQCVVVANDATVKAGAWFPITAKKNLRAQEISIENKLPIIYLVDSAGVYLPMQDEIFPDKEHFGRIFRNNAVMSSMGIVQLAAIMGPCVAGGAYLPIMSDEAMIVDGTGSVFLAGSYLVKSAIGESIDNETLGGATTHSEISGVTDYKFANDEECLDHIRNIFDKLGGQATAGFSRKAAVAPKENPQEILGLLPSDRAKPYDMMDIINRLVDNSEFEPYKDLYGQTLLCGLARIDGWAVGIVANQRKIVKTKKGAMQMGGVIYSDSADKAARFIMNCNQKKIPLVFLHDVSGFMVGSQSEHGGIIKDGAKMVNAMANSVVPKFSVIIGNSYGAGNYAMCGKAYDPRLIVAWPTAQLAVMSGAAAANTLLQIQIASLKAKGEVITPEAEKELLDRIKARYEEQLSPYYAAARLWVDAIIDPLETRKVISQGISMANHAPIEKAYNVGVIQV; encoded by the coding sequence ATGAACCTCGAATTCAACAAGAACGAAGACAGCATTAAGCAACTTTCCTTTCAGCTCCGGCAGCGTTTGCAGCGTGTAGCCCTTGGCGGCGGCGAGAAGCGGATTGCTGCCCATAAAAGTAAAGGCAAGCTTACGGCTCGTGAGCGGATTGAGTACCTGCTCGACAAAGATTCCGAAACCGTTGAAATCGGGGCGTTTGCGGGAGAAGGAATGTACAAGGAGGAGGGGGGCTGCCCCAGCGGCGGCGTGGTAGTAGTAATTGGGTGGGTGCAGGGCCGCCAGTGCGTGGTTGTTGCCAACGATGCCACCGTGAAGGCCGGGGCCTGGTTCCCGATTACGGCCAAGAAAAACCTGCGGGCCCAGGAAATTAGCATCGAAAACAAGCTGCCCATCATTTACCTCGTGGATTCGGCGGGCGTGTATCTGCCCATGCAGGATGAGATTTTCCCCGATAAGGAACACTTCGGCCGTATTTTCCGCAACAACGCCGTGATGAGCAGCATGGGCATCGTGCAGCTGGCCGCCATTATGGGGCCGTGCGTGGCCGGTGGGGCTTACCTGCCGATTATGAGCGACGAAGCCATGATTGTGGACGGAACCGGCTCCGTATTCTTGGCGGGGTCTTATCTGGTGAAATCGGCTATTGGCGAAAGCATTGACAACGAGACGCTCGGCGGTGCCACCACACACTCGGAGATTTCGGGCGTGACGGACTACAAGTTTGCCAACGACGAAGAGTGCCTCGACCATATCCGCAACATCTTCGATAAGCTGGGCGGTCAGGCTACGGCCGGTTTCTCGCGCAAAGCGGCGGTAGCGCCCAAGGAGAACCCCCAGGAGATTCTAGGCCTGTTGCCCTCCGACCGCGCCAAGCCCTACGACATGATGGACATCATCAACCGTTTGGTTGACAACTCGGAGTTCGAGCCCTACAAAGACCTCTACGGCCAGACGCTGCTGTGTGGCCTAGCGCGCATTGATGGCTGGGCGGTAGGCATTGTGGCCAACCAGCGCAAAATTGTAAAGACCAAGAAAGGCGCCATGCAGATGGGCGGCGTTATCTACAGTGACTCGGCTGATAAGGCCGCGCGCTTCATCATGAACTGCAACCAGAAGAAGATTCCGCTGGTGTTCCTGCACGATGTGTCGGGCTTCATGGTGGGCTCGCAGTCGGAGCACGGCGGTATCATTAAGGATGGCGCCAAGATGGTGAATGCCATGGCCAACTCCGTAGTGCCCAAGTTCTCGGTCATCATCGGCAACAGCTACGGCGCCGGCAACTACGCCATGTGCGGCAAGGCCTACGACCCGCGCCTCATCGTGGCATGGCCTACGGCCCAGCTGGCCGTAATGAGCGGAGCTGCTGCCGCCAACACACTGCTCCAGATTCAGATAGCTTCCCTAAAAGCCAAAGGCGAAGTCATCACGCCCGAAGCCGAGAAGGAGCTGCTAGACCGCATCAAAGCTCGCTACGAAGAGCAACTCTCGCCCTACTACGCGGCAGCCCGCCTTTGGGTAGATGCTATTATTGACCCATTGGAAACCCGTAAGGTCATTTCACAAGGCATTAGCATGGCCAATCATGCGCCTATTGAGAAGGCGTACAATGTGGGCGTAATTCAGGTGTGA
- a CDS encoding HEAT repeat domain-containing protein, which translates to MLHNETHLPIPPDCSDLELLLMDYAARTLPPQERARVAAHLAQCPACQQKAAQYSSLLTALDDLPPVMPPMGLRDDFQAMLAAEKALVSATSQAQSLEAKVVPLHPVASASAASNTVMWLRIAASIALLAVGTVFGLLLRQPTTPEIATTTPAADAQQLAARLTAATQQPATASHRIQLVSDASGNSRPGDPTVLVLINTLNSDPNPNVRLAAADALYRLRADSLVAPALIQALPVQTDPNVQITLIELLVKLRDKKAVPQLKRLSQRPDALPAVRDQARQGISILI; encoded by the coding sequence ATGTTACATAACGAAACCCATCTGCCCATCCCGCCCGACTGCTCCGACCTGGAGCTGTTGCTGATGGACTATGCCGCCCGTACCTTACCACCCCAAGAGCGGGCTCGGGTAGCGGCCCATCTGGCGCAGTGCCCGGCATGCCAGCAGAAGGCGGCTCAATACAGCAGCTTACTCACCGCCCTCGACGACCTACCGCCCGTAATGCCTCCTATGGGCCTGCGCGACGATTTTCAGGCCATGCTAGCGGCGGAAAAGGCGCTAGTGTCCGCAACTAGTCAGGCACAGTCGCTTGAGGCGAAAGTAGTGCCCCTGCACCCAGTTGCTAGTGCTTCAGCAGCATCAAATACAGTTATGTGGCTGCGGATTGCGGCCAGTATAGCGCTACTGGCGGTCGGCACGGTGTTCGGGCTGCTGCTGCGCCAACCGACCACTCCGGAAATAGCCACGACTACGCCGGCCGCCGATGCGCAGCAGCTAGCCGCCCGGCTTACAGCCGCTACTCAGCAGCCAGCCACGGCCAGCCACCGCATTCAGCTGGTAAGTGATGCTTCCGGCAATTCGCGCCCCGGCGACCCCACGGTGCTGGTGCTTATTAACACGCTCAACTCCGACCCTAACCCCAACGTGCGCCTAGCGGCCGCCGATGCCCTCTACCGCCTGCGGGCCGATTCGTTGGTAGCCCCGGCGCTGATACAGGCCCTACCCGTGCAAACTGACCCCAACGTGCAGATTACCCTCATTGAGCTGCTCGTGAAGCTGCGCGACAAGAAGGCCGTGCCCCAGCTCAAACGCCTCTCTCAGCGCCCCGACGCATTGCCCGCCGTGCGCGACCAGGCTCGCCAGGGCATTAGCATCCTGATTTAA
- the folB gene encoding dihydroneopterin aldolase has protein sequence MGQIALEGMEFFAFHGYYDEEQKIGNKYGVDLYIDTNLHAAGASDKLHETVNYEVLYRVVSEEMLAPARLLEHLGHRVIDRVLEEFPYIESVRVSVSKFNPPLGGICHRARVTLERRRQVA, from the coding sequence ATGGGCCAGATTGCACTGGAAGGAATGGAATTTTTCGCTTTTCACGGATACTATGATGAGGAGCAGAAAATCGGCAATAAGTATGGCGTAGATCTGTACATCGATACCAATCTGCACGCGGCCGGTGCTTCCGATAAGCTCCATGAAACCGTAAATTATGAAGTGCTCTACCGCGTGGTAAGTGAGGAGATGCTGGCCCCGGCGCGCCTGCTGGAGCACCTAGGCCACCGCGTAATTGACCGCGTGCTGGAAGAGTTTCCTTACATAGAGAGTGTGCGGGTAAGCGTCTCGAAGTTTAACCCGCCCCTAGGCGGCATCTGCCATCGGGCCCGCGTAACGCTGGAGAGGCGCCGACAAGTGGCCTAG
- a CDS encoding transglutaminase-like domain-containing protein, which yields MTNKEIKALISLLDDPEIAPQIQEKIQTLGESIIPFLEESWEETLDGQQQQRLEDLIHHLQFDGLQQRLRVWRESGGENLLEGMWLLNSYQYPDADLQVLNRAIEQLRFEVWTLLQPDMHPTDQVQALNHVIFRSHKFAANTQNFHSPANSMLHRVLETRRGNPLTLCVIYLLVAQRLKLPVYGVNLPNLFVLTFRPASPLNDVEPFYINCYNRGLVLTRTDIEHYIGQLNLTPNEIFFEPCSHIDIVRRALRNLQLSFEKLQEPAKAAEVGQLLAILTDAPTADSDPDEE from the coding sequence ATGACCAATAAAGAAATCAAAGCCCTTATCTCCCTGCTCGACGATCCTGAAATCGCGCCGCAGATTCAGGAGAAAATCCAGACGCTGGGCGAGAGCATCATCCCGTTCCTGGAGGAATCGTGGGAGGAAACGCTCGATGGCCAGCAGCAGCAGCGCCTCGAAGACCTGATTCACCATTTGCAGTTTGATGGCCTGCAGCAGCGCCTGCGCGTGTGGCGCGAGTCTGGCGGCGAAAACCTGCTGGAGGGCATGTGGCTCCTCAACTCCTACCAGTACCCCGACGCCGATTTGCAGGTGCTGAACCGGGCCATTGAGCAATTGCGCTTTGAGGTCTGGACTCTGCTGCAGCCCGATATGCACCCCACCGATCAGGTGCAGGCCCTCAACCACGTTATTTTCAGGTCTCATAAGTTTGCCGCCAACACGCAGAACTTCCATTCGCCGGCCAACTCTATGTTGCACCGGGTGCTGGAAACGCGCCGCGGCAACCCGCTCACTCTCTGCGTGATTTACCTGTTGGTAGCGCAGCGCCTGAAGCTGCCGGTGTACGGTGTAAACCTCCCGAACCTGTTCGTGCTCACATTTCGGCCGGCCAGTCCGCTCAATGATGTGGAGCCGTTCTATATCAATTGCTACAACCGGGGCCTGGTGCTCACCCGCACCGATATTGAGCACTACATCGGCCAGCTGAACCTGACGCCCAACGAAATTTTCTTCGAGCCCTGTTCTCACATTGATATCGTTCGGCGCGCCCTCCGCAACCTACAGTTAAGCTTCGAGAAGCTGCAGGAACCGGCCAAAGCAGCCGAGGTAGGCCAGTTGCTGGCCATCCTCACCGATGCTCCTACGGCTGATTCTGACCCTGACGAAGAATAA
- a CDS encoding WD40 repeat domain-containing protein: MSSVHRPQVHKLASLTGHRDCVYALAGTPGHPEFYSAGADGMVAAWSANEPERDGELVAKVENSVYALLHLPEHNLLVLGHNFQGIQAIDLAEKKLAYATSLPPAAIFDIVHSAARQRLYVALGDGTLAVLRTSDFKVETLLKLSDKSLRCLALHEERGELAVGGSDWLVRVLDVDSLQLKHGIEGATNSVFTLAYAPDGRTLFSAGRDAHLRTWDVAAGYQAATSIVAHMFTINHLAFSPDGQYFATCSMDKSIKLWDTATFSLLRVLDRARHAGHGTSVNKLFWPGKQNRLVSCSDDRSLAVWELS, encoded by the coding sequence TTGTCCTCCGTTCACCGCCCCCAAGTTCACAAACTCGCTTCCCTCACCGGCCACCGCGACTGCGTGTATGCGCTGGCCGGCACGCCCGGCCATCCGGAATTTTACTCTGCCGGGGCCGATGGAATGGTGGCCGCCTGGAGTGCCAATGAGCCCGAGCGCGATGGGGAGTTGGTGGCGAAAGTAGAAAACTCCGTGTATGCGCTGCTGCACCTGCCGGAGCACAATCTGCTGGTGCTAGGCCACAATTTTCAGGGGATTCAGGCTATTGATCTGGCAGAGAAAAAACTGGCCTACGCCACCTCGCTACCCCCGGCTGCCATCTTCGATATTGTGCATTCTGCGGCTCGGCAGCGGCTATACGTGGCCCTCGGCGACGGCACGCTGGCTGTGCTGCGGACCTCTGACTTTAAAGTAGAAACCCTGCTGAAGCTTTCCGATAAAAGTCTGCGCTGCCTGGCCCTGCACGAGGAGCGCGGTGAGCTGGCCGTAGGTGGCTCCGACTGGCTGGTGCGGGTGCTGGACGTTGATTCGCTGCAACTAAAGCACGGGATAGAGGGAGCCACTAATTCTGTGTTTACCCTGGCCTACGCTCCCGATGGCCGCACGCTGTTCTCGGCCGGGCGCGATGCCCACCTGCGCACCTGGGACGTGGCAGCGGGCTACCAGGCCGCTACCAGCATTGTGGCGCATATGTTCACCATCAACCACCTGGCTTTTTCGCCCGATGGGCAGTACTTCGCCACCTGCAGCATGGACAAAAGCATCAAGCTCTGGGATACGGCAACGTTCAGCTTGTTGCGGGTGCTAGACCGCGCCCGGCACGCCGGCCACGGCACCTCGGTAAACAAGTTATTTTGGCCGGGAAAGCAGAATAGGCTAGTTTCGTGTAGCGACGACCGCAGCCTCGCGGTCTGGGAGCTATCTTGA
- a CDS encoding redoxin domain-containing protein, producing MSLRRISIITAAALLFCTVAVSVARAQGSRSVSDFSLKTSTNTEVALKSYADRKAVVVVFVNPSCAFSKLYQSRLSALSSAYSAKGVEFLFIDTPINLEASTDGTDAEKLKIKTVGGADMPLLTDEGQKVSALLGATKTPEAVLLQPVGDGFAVRYKGAIDDNPQVESYVKERYLQQAIDNVLAGRSVSVADKRAAGCLIKRN from the coding sequence ATGTCTCTTCGCCGAATTTCTATTATTACCGCTGCGGCCCTGCTCTTCTGCACAGTAGCCGTGAGCGTAGCGCGGGCGCAGGGCAGCCGCTCCGTCTCGGATTTCAGCCTCAAAACCAGCACTAACACCGAGGTAGCCCTGAAAAGCTACGCTGACCGCAAGGCGGTAGTAGTAGTGTTCGTGAATCCGAGCTGCGCGTTCTCCAAGCTCTACCAAAGCCGCCTCTCGGCCCTTAGCAGTGCTTATAGCGCCAAAGGCGTAGAGTTCCTGTTCATTGATACGCCCATCAATCTGGAGGCCAGCACCGATGGAACCGATGCCGAAAAGCTTAAAATCAAGACAGTAGGTGGTGCTGATATGCCGCTACTAACGGACGAAGGCCAGAAAGTAAGCGCCCTGCTTGGTGCCACCAAAACCCCAGAAGCCGTGCTTCTGCAGCCCGTGGGTGATGGGTTTGCCGTCCGCTACAAAGGCGCCATTGATGATAACCCCCAGGTGGAAAGCTACGTGAAGGAGCGCTACCTGCAGCAGGCCATCGATAATGTGTTGGCCGGCCGCTCCGTCAGTGTAGCCGATAAGCGCGCTGCTGGCTGCCTTATCAAGCGCAACTAA
- the poxB gene encoding ubiquinone-dependent pyruvate dehydrogenase, whose amino-acid sequence MAKKTVSEILVDTIMAAGVTRVYGVVGDSLNGITEEIRKRDGIEWIHVRNEEAGAFAAGAEAHVTGTLAVCAGSCGPGNTHLLNGLYDCHRSRVPVLAIAAQIPSVEIGTQYFQETHPETTFKECSAYCELLGHPDQAVRTTEIAIQTALVQRGVAVLVVPGDISHQKTEAPEPRLPVLRSRATLVPAIEDLRAAADLLNTCSKVTIMAGAGCAGAHAELLQTAEALGAPVVHALRGKEYVEPNNPYDVGMSGLLGFTSGYEALMDADAMLMLGTDFPYVQFLPQEARAVQIDVRGEHIGRRARVEVGLVGDVAATLQALLPLLNHKSDRRHLEKALENYREARQDLDELATGEPGDTSMHPQYVARLLNEQAAEDAIFTCDVGTPTIWAARYLRFNGQRRLVGSFNHGSMANAMPQALGAQLAYPGRQVIALAGDGGFAMLMGELLTLKQLKTPVKMVIFNNHSLGFVELEMKAAGILEYGTELENPNFAALAEAAGVRGIRVSDPADLPGAIAEMLAHPGPVILDAVVKRTELSMPPSIQKEQVLGFSLYTLKAIMSGRGDEVLELAKTNLLR is encoded by the coding sequence ATGGCGAAGAAAACCGTCTCTGAAATACTAGTTGATACCATTATGGCGGCCGGCGTTACGCGGGTATACGGCGTGGTCGGCGACTCCCTTAATGGCATAACCGAAGAAATCCGCAAGCGCGACGGTATTGAGTGGATACATGTGCGCAATGAAGAAGCTGGTGCCTTTGCGGCAGGGGCCGAAGCCCACGTAACCGGCACCCTGGCGGTCTGCGCCGGCAGTTGCGGACCCGGCAATACCCACCTACTCAACGGACTCTACGACTGCCACCGCAGCCGTGTGCCGGTGCTGGCCATTGCGGCCCAGATTCCGAGCGTGGAAATCGGAACTCAATACTTCCAGGAAACGCATCCCGAAACCACTTTCAAGGAATGCAGCGCCTATTGTGAGCTGCTAGGCCACCCCGACCAGGCCGTGCGCACCACCGAAATAGCCATCCAGACGGCCTTGGTGCAGCGGGGCGTAGCGGTGCTGGTAGTGCCCGGCGACATCAGCCACCAGAAAACCGAAGCACCCGAGCCGCGCCTACCGGTGCTCCGCAGTCGCGCCACGTTGGTACCCGCCATCGAAGACCTGCGCGCTGCCGCCGACTTGCTTAATACCTGCAGTAAAGTGACTATTATGGCCGGTGCGGGCTGCGCCGGGGCCCACGCCGAGCTTCTGCAAACCGCCGAGGCGCTGGGCGCGCCGGTAGTGCACGCGTTGCGCGGTAAGGAATACGTGGAGCCAAACAACCCCTACGATGTAGGCATGAGTGGCCTACTGGGCTTTACTTCCGGTTATGAGGCCCTGATGGATGCCGATGCCATGCTCATGCTCGGTACCGATTTTCCGTATGTGCAGTTTCTTCCACAAGAGGCCCGTGCGGTGCAGATTGATGTGCGCGGCGAGCATATTGGCCGCCGCGCCAGAGTAGAGGTAGGCCTAGTGGGCGACGTAGCGGCTACGCTGCAGGCCTTGCTGCCGCTGCTCAACCACAAATCAGACCGCCGCCACTTGGAAAAGGCGCTGGAGAACTACCGCGAAGCCCGCCAGGATCTGGACGAGCTGGCCACCGGTGAGCCCGGCGACACCAGCATGCACCCCCAGTATGTGGCCCGCCTACTGAACGAGCAAGCCGCCGAAGATGCCATTTTTACCTGCGATGTGGGCACACCGACCATCTGGGCGGCGCGCTACCTGCGTTTCAATGGCCAGCGGCGCTTGGTTGGGTCCTTCAACCACGGCAGCATGGCCAACGCCATGCCACAGGCGCTGGGTGCGCAACTAGCCTATCCCGGGCGCCAGGTAATTGCCTTGGCCGGCGACGGGGGCTTTGCCATGCTGATGGGCGAGCTGCTGACGCTGAAACAGCTAAAAACGCCCGTGAAAATGGTCATCTTCAACAACCACAGCTTGGGCTTTGTGGAGCTGGAAATGAAGGCCGCTGGCATTCTGGAGTACGGCACGGAACTGGAAAATCCCAACTTCGCGGCTCTGGCGGAAGCGGCTGGCGTCCGGGGGATTCGCGTTTCAGACCCCGCCGATTTGCCCGGCGCCATTGCCGAAATGCTGGCTCACCCCGGCCCGGTTATTCTGGATGCAGTGGTGAAGCGCACCGAGCTTTCTATGCCGCCCAGCATTCAGAAGGAGCAAGTGTTGGGTTTCAGCCTCTACACGCTCAAAGCCATTATGAGTGGGCGAGGCGACGAGGTGCTGGAACTGGCTAAAACCAACCTGCTGCGGTAA
- a CDS encoding 4'-phosphopantetheinyl transferase superfamily protein: MPLHSITPVSQTALLGLWQLTEPLPALWELLPAQQHYLAYYPDGRDETRARQWLAGRVLAHQLLQEVNDAPAMLRNDPNGRPYFPELPGLGVSLSHSGEWVAALLDPRGAVGTDIELIRAKAQKLASRFLSETERADAGDDAAKYSLYWSAKETLYKLHSRRGLVFKEQLLLDPFGLREAGVLTGHLLLEKSRSQHQIFYQRLPQDYVLTYALGEIVNL, encoded by the coding sequence TTGCCGCTACATTCCATCACTCCGGTTTCGCAAACGGCGCTGCTAGGCCTTTGGCAGCTCACTGAGCCGCTGCCCGCACTATGGGAGCTGCTGCCGGCCCAGCAGCACTACCTGGCCTACTACCCCGATGGCCGTGACGAAACCCGTGCCCGCCAATGGCTGGCCGGCCGGGTGCTGGCCCACCAGTTGCTGCAAGAGGTGAATGATGCGCCGGCTATGCTGCGTAATGACCCCAACGGCCGCCCCTACTTCCCGGAGCTACCGGGCCTAGGCGTATCTCTTTCGCATTCTGGCGAGTGGGTGGCGGCTTTGCTGGACCCCCGCGGGGCAGTTGGCACAGATATTGAACTAATCCGCGCCAAAGCGCAAAAGTTGGCTTCGCGGTTTCTATCGGAAACGGAGCGGGCTGACGCCGGCGACGATGCAGCGAAATACAGTCTCTATTGGAGTGCCAAAGAGACGCTTTATAAGCTGCACAGCCGCCGGGGCCTGGTGTTTAAGGAGCAACTTTTGCTCGACCCGTTTGGGCTGCGAGAGGCAGGTGTGTTGACGGGGCACCTGCTACTCGAAAAATCTCGCAGCCAACACCAGATCTTTTACCAGCGCCTCCCTCAGGATTACGTCCTAACTTACGCTCTCGGTGAAATCGTGAATTTGTAA
- a CDS encoding DivIVA domain-containing protein has protein sequence MKITALDIRQKTFEKAFRGLDKDEVQAFLMTLSQQWERMGDENRDLRLKLEHATHEVSKMREVETSLYRTLKTAEDTGNSITEQAQRDAQLRIREAQLQAEQLLSDARQKARSVVEEAYQQSERAIADMQKEVTGLGQECQRLENVLEGLVGDLHRLASEALDKVEKAKGRPKASTAAILSRAASVKVNRSHSSAPDDSPKSDASMHVSATSTSSVAAVAGGTAASFGGSAAIAEPRTAPTPQPGAYNPKPGQQPDPGAPAHAPGPEIERPGGPAENPGISPAPHIDPPAPSQVPEPHAPNVEPPAPDIRPVGPSHPEINQPSPVTHPGQPGMAAASLSEKSFFDEI, from the coding sequence ATGAAAATTACCGCTCTCGATATCCGGCAGAAAACCTTTGAAAAAGCCTTTCGGGGTCTCGACAAAGACGAAGTGCAAGCCTTCCTGATGACGCTTTCCCAGCAATGGGAGCGGATGGGCGACGAAAACCGCGACCTGCGTCTGAAGCTTGAGCACGCCACGCACGAGGTAAGCAAGATGCGCGAGGTAGAAACCAGCCTCTACCGCACCCTCAAAACCGCCGAAGACACCGGCAACAGCATTACGGAGCAGGCCCAGCGCGATGCCCAGCTGCGCATTCGGGAAGCCCAACTGCAGGCCGAGCAGCTCCTCAGCGATGCGCGCCAGAAGGCCCGTAGCGTAGTGGAAGAGGCCTACCAGCAGTCGGAGCGCGCCATTGCCGATATGCAGAAGGAGGTGACTGGCCTAGGCCAGGAGTGTCAGCGCCTCGAAAACGTGCTCGAAGGCTTGGTTGGCGACCTGCACCGGTTGGCCTCCGAAGCGCTGGATAAGGTGGAAAAAGCTAAGGGTCGGCCGAAAGCCAGCACGGCCGCCATCCTTTCGAGGGCTGCCAGCGTAAAAGTGAATCGTTCCCACTCCTCCGCCCCCGACGATTCACCTAAATCAGACGCCTCCATGCACGTTTCCGCTACTTCCACTTCATCCGTTGCTGCCGTTGCCGGAGGCACCGCCGCTTCTTTTGGCGGTTCAGCTGCTATTGCTGAGCCTCGCACGGCACCAACTCCGCAGCCGGGCGCCTATAACCCCAAGCCCGGCCAGCAACCCGACCCCGGCGCGCCCGCGCATGCCCCCGGCCCCGAGATTGAGCGTCCCGGCGGCCCCGCCGAAAACCCCGGTATTTCGCCCGCGCCCCATATCGATCCGCCCGCACCTTCGCAGGTGCCCGAGCCGCACGCCCCCAACGTAGAGCCACCCGCGCCCGATATCCGGCCCGTAGGCCCCAGCCATCCGGAAATCAACCAGCCTTCGCCCGTTACGCACCCCGGCCAGCCCGGCATGGCGGCCGCCAGCCTGAGCGAGAAGTCATTCTTCGACGAAATTTAA
- a CDS encoding DUF1572 domain-containing protein, with protein sequence MTADYLTSVKKQFEYYKLLGEKTFAQLPDEALFWQYNPESNSIAIIVKHLWGNMLSRWTDFLTTDGEKEWRQRDAEFDNDIRTRDEMLAKWEQGWSCLFVALDSLIPENWDQTVYIRNQGHSIMEAINRQLAHYPYHVGQIVFIGKMVQNEKWTSLSIPRGNSQGYNAEKFAQPKHNAHFTDEYLKPDQK encoded by the coding sequence ATGACCGCCGACTACCTGACCAGCGTTAAGAAGCAGTTTGAGTATTATAAGCTGCTGGGGGAGAAAACCTTCGCCCAATTGCCCGATGAGGCGCTGTTCTGGCAGTACAACCCCGAGAGCAACAGCATTGCCATCATTGTAAAGCACCTGTGGGGCAATATGCTTTCCCGCTGGACGGATTTCCTGACCACCGATGGCGAAAAGGAGTGGCGCCAGCGCGATGCGGAATTCGACAACGACATCCGGACCCGCGACGAAATGCTGGCCAAGTGGGAGCAAGGATGGAGTTGCCTGTTTGTAGCGCTGGATTCGCTGATTCCGGAGAACTGGGACCAAACGGTGTATATCCGCAACCAGGGCCATTCCATCATGGAAGCCATCAACCGGCAGCTGGCCCATTACCCGTATCATGTAGGCCAGATCGTGTTCATTGGGAAGATGGTGCAGAATGAGAAATGGACTTCCTTGTCTATTCCGCGTGGCAATTCGCAAGGATATAATGCGGAGAAATTCGCGCAACCCAAACACAACGCCCATTTCACAGATGAGTACCTGAAGCCCGACCAGAAATAG